Proteins co-encoded in one Polynucleobacter sp. MWH-UH19D genomic window:
- the cphA gene encoding cyanophycin synthetase has product MEITRIRMLRGPNLWSRHTALEAIVTCDVAERSIDAIPQFETKIRERFPQLGSMRRGGLTDTLSLAHALEHAALGLQAQAGCPVTFSRTVQTIDEGVYQVVVEYIEEVVGRMAFDFAFALIQATLNNAPFDLAAALAELEALYEDVRLGPSTGSIVDAAVQRNIPYRRMTEGSMVQFGWGSKQKRIQAAETSDTSAIAEAIAQDKELTKNLLAAAGVSVPIGEVVTTADDAWRAAQKIGGPIVLKPKDGNQGKGVVANIQTEKEVRAGFEVTQAFGRETIVERYLPGADYRLLVVGNRLSAAARREPAQVVGDGKHTVAQLVEKENQNPLRGDGHATALTKIRFDDIALAHLASNKLSPEYVPKVGERVLLRNNANLSTGGTATDVTDDVHPDVAASAVAAAQMIGLDIAGVDILCESIYKPLEQQGGGIVEVNAAPGLRMHLKPSYGKGRAVGEDIINMMFPPGEDGRIPVVAVTGTNGKTTTVRLISHLLSETGLRVGMTGTDGVYINHRLIDTGDCSGPKSARNVLMHPDVDAAVLETARGGLLREGLGFDRCEVAVVTNIGEGDHLGLNYITSVEDLAVLKRVIVQNVAPTGAAVLNAADPMVAKMGDKCSGRVIFFAQNQHHPVITAHRAKNKKVIFFDGTYIVASKGSRVMYRFPVSEIPLTQNGVLGFQIENAMAAIGAAWALGLDAEKIARGLNSFESDPNSVPGRFNQFKHKGATVIADYGHNPDAMRALTSAIEAMKPKKSHVVISGAGDRRDEDIRDLTRILGNAFDNVILYQDACQRGREDGEVLKLLQEGLVGATRAKQVKEIHGEFLAIDTALSEVSEGDICLILIDQVEESLAYLKEKVQP; this is encoded by the coding sequence TTGGAAATCACTCGCATTCGCATGCTGCGCGGCCCAAATTTATGGAGTCGCCATACTGCATTAGAAGCCATTGTGACTTGTGATGTCGCTGAGCGCTCTATAGATGCCATCCCACAATTTGAGACCAAAATTCGTGAGCGCTTCCCACAACTTGGTAGCATGCGTCGCGGTGGTTTAACTGACACGCTCTCTCTGGCACATGCTCTAGAGCATGCCGCCCTTGGCTTACAAGCCCAGGCAGGTTGTCCTGTAACCTTTAGTCGCACGGTGCAAACAATTGATGAAGGCGTATATCAAGTAGTTGTTGAATACATTGAAGAAGTTGTTGGGCGTATGGCCTTTGATTTTGCCTTCGCACTGATTCAGGCTACTCTTAATAATGCCCCTTTTGACTTGGCCGCTGCTTTAGCGGAGCTCGAGGCACTCTATGAAGATGTGCGCTTAGGCCCTAGTACTGGCTCTATTGTGGATGCTGCTGTTCAACGAAACATCCCTTATCGCCGTATGACTGAAGGTAGCATGGTCCAATTTGGTTGGGGTAGTAAACAAAAACGTATTCAGGCGGCAGAAACCAGCGACACTAGCGCGATTGCCGAAGCAATTGCTCAGGATAAAGAGCTCACTAAGAACTTACTCGCTGCTGCAGGTGTCTCTGTTCCGATTGGCGAGGTAGTCACTACTGCTGATGATGCATGGCGAGCCGCACAAAAGATTGGTGGCCCCATTGTTCTCAAGCCAAAAGATGGCAATCAAGGCAAAGGGGTCGTAGCTAACATTCAAACCGAAAAAGAAGTACGCGCAGGTTTTGAGGTGACACAGGCCTTTGGTCGCGAAACCATCGTTGAGCGTTACCTGCCTGGTGCTGACTATCGCCTTTTGGTTGTGGGTAATCGCTTATCAGCAGCTGCTCGTCGTGAGCCTGCGCAAGTAGTTGGCGATGGCAAGCACACCGTTGCACAACTTGTAGAAAAAGAAAATCAAAACCCATTGCGTGGTGATGGCCATGCTACCGCCCTCACTAAAATTCGCTTTGATGATATTGCTCTAGCCCACCTAGCAAGCAATAAGCTATCACCGGAGTATGTACCCAAAGTAGGCGAGCGTGTTTTATTGCGCAATAACGCTAACTTAAGTACTGGCGGAACCGCCACCGATGTCACCGATGATGTTCACCCTGATGTTGCCGCAAGCGCAGTTGCTGCAGCTCAAATGATTGGCCTTGATATTGCTGGCGTCGATATTTTATGTGAGTCAATCTACAAACCTTTAGAGCAACAGGGTGGCGGAATTGTTGAAGTCAATGCGGCTCCTGGATTGCGTATGCACCTTAAGCCCTCATATGGTAAAGGACGTGCTGTTGGCGAAGACATCATCAATATGATGTTCCCTCCCGGTGAAGATGGTCGCATTCCGGTTGTTGCAGTCACCGGGACTAATGGCAAGACAACAACAGTTAGATTGATTTCTCATCTCTTAAGTGAAACAGGCTTACGAGTTGGTATGACTGGCACCGATGGTGTTTACATCAATCATCGACTGATTGACACTGGCGATTGCAGTGGCCCAAAGAGTGCTCGCAATGTACTCATGCATCCAGATGTAGATGCTGCGGTTCTGGAAACTGCTCGTGGCGGCTTACTACGTGAGGGCCTGGGTTTTGATCGCTGCGAAGTTGCGGTCGTTACGAATATTGGTGAAGGTGATCACTTAGGCTTGAACTACATCACCAGTGTTGAAGATTTAGCTGTTCTCAAACGTGTGATTGTGCAAAACGTTGCCCCAACTGGCGCCGCAGTACTCAATGCTGCAGACCCTATGGTTGCCAAAATGGGAGATAAATGCTCAGGCCGCGTTATCTTTTTTGCCCAAAATCAACATCACCCTGTTATCACTGCGCATCGAGCCAAAAACAAGAAGGTTATTTTCTTTGACGGCACCTATATCGTCGCCTCAAAAGGTTCGCGCGTGATGTACCGCTTCCCTGTCAGTGAAATTCCATTGACGCAAAATGGCGTCCTTGGCTTCCAGATAGAAAATGCGATGGCAGCAATTGGGGCTGCGTGGGCGCTTGGATTAGATGCAGAAAAAATTGCGCGGGGATTAAACAGTTTTGAGAGTGATCCTAATTCCGTACCAGGTCGCTTTAACCAGTTCAAACATAAAGGCGCCACTGTTATTGCTGACTATGGCCATAACCCGGATGCGATGCGCGCACTAACGAGCGCAATTGAAGCAATGAAACCCAAAAAGAGCCATGTGGTGATTAGTGGCGCAGGCGATCGACGTGATGAAGACATTCGCGATCTCACTAGAATTCTTGGCAATGCTTTTGACAATGTCATCCTCTATCAAGACGCCTGTCAGCGCGGCCGAGAAGATGGCGAAGTTCTAAAACTTCTGCAAGAAGGCTTGGTTGGAGCAACCAGGGCCAAGCAGGTAAAAGAAATTCATGGAGAGTTTTTGGCGATTGATACTGCCTTGAGTGAAGTATCTGAGGGCGACATCTGTTTAATCTTAATTGATCAGGTGGAAGAGTCATTAGCCTATCTCAAAGAGAAGGTTCAACCCTAG
- a CDS encoding class 1 fructose-bisphosphatase translates to MVLSSTHTNFKQYLATAKPKGVAIPDGLQDLLAAVVATCSTLSHEVAQGALIGLLGSAGTGNVQGEVQQKLDIIANDLLIEGVKGCKSLAGLASEEMELPVPVQGTGDYLLLFDPLDGSSNIDVNVSIGTIFSILKKQDPQAPLQTSDFLLSGRHQVAAGYVVYGPQTTMALTLGDGVVMFTLNKVTGEFLLIKDAVTIAHSTKEFAINMSNMRHWADPVRRYVEECLAGVGGAREKDFNMRWIASMVADVHRVLSRGGVFMYPWDQREPHKPGKLRLMYEANPMSFLVEQAGGASTNGKDLIMDLQPTDLHERVSVMLGSKEEIDRLRHYHA, encoded by the coding sequence ATCGTTTTGTCCTCTACCCATACTAATTTCAAGCAGTATTTAGCAACAGCCAAGCCAAAAGGGGTTGCGATACCCGATGGTTTGCAAGATTTATTAGCTGCTGTAGTGGCCACCTGCTCAACGCTTAGCCATGAGGTTGCTCAAGGCGCATTAATTGGCTTGCTAGGTTCTGCTGGAACGGGGAATGTACAGGGTGAAGTGCAGCAAAAGCTCGACATTATTGCCAATGACTTATTAATTGAAGGTGTAAAGGGTTGCAAATCATTGGCAGGCTTGGCATCTGAAGAAATGGAATTACCCGTTCCTGTTCAAGGCACAGGCGACTATCTGTTGTTATTTGATCCGCTTGATGGCTCATCCAATATTGATGTCAACGTCTCGATTGGCACAATTTTTTCGATTCTGAAAAAACAAGATCCACAAGCGCCGCTACAAACTTCTGACTTCTTATTATCTGGTCGCCATCAAGTTGCTGCTGGGTATGTAGTGTATGGACCTCAAACTACGATGGCTCTCACCTTGGGTGATGGCGTAGTGATGTTCACCCTGAACAAAGTAACGGGTGAGTTCTTATTGATTAAAGATGCCGTAACCATTGCGCATTCAACTAAAGAGTTTGCAATCAATATGTCTAATATGCGTCATTGGGCAGATCCCGTGCGTCGCTATGTTGAGGAGTGCTTGGCTGGAGTCGGTGGTGCTCGCGAAAAAGACTTTAATATGCGTTGGATTGCATCAATGGTGGCTGATGTGCATCGCGTGCTTTCTCGTGGCGGCGTATTTATGTACCCATGGGATCAACGCGAACCACATAAGCCAGGCAAATTGCGCCTCATGTATGAAGCAAATCCAATGAGCTTCTTAGTGGAGCAGGCGGGTGGTGCATCTACAAACGGTAAAGACTTAATCATGGATTTGCAACCAACGGATTTACATGAGCGCGTTTCAGTCATGCTGGGATCGAAAGAAGAGATTGATCGTTTGCGCCATTACCATGCTTAA
- the pepN gene encoding aminopeptidase N, whose amino-acid sequence MKTDLVQSFRRLEYRPPVYTFDQVELDIALDPARTIVKSKIEVLPGKGFELGAPLVLLGQELEFVSLRINGEAHRHFELTPETLTIHSLPKEGKEKFIVEIISVCVPEKNTSLMGLYVSNGNFFTQCEAEGFRKITYFLDRPDVMARYRVTLRAIEARYPVLLSNGNLLKQEKLPNGWHSATWEDPFPKPSYLFALVAGKLECIEETITTSSGAKKLLQIWVEPHDLQKTRHAMDSLIASIHWDEKRFGLELDLERFMIVAVGDFNMGAMENKGLNIFNTKFVLAKPETATDADFANIESVVAHEYFHNWTGNRVTCQDWFQLSLKEGLTVFRDQEFSADQMGSESGRAVKRIEDVRLLRQLQFPEDAGPMAHPIRPDEYQEINNFYTVTVYEKGSEVVRMYQTLLGREGFRKGMDLYFQRHDGQAVTCDDFLAAMAEANGKDLTQFKNWYSQAGTPRVKVKEQYDATNKQYRLTLSQSCAPTPGQVEKKPFHIPLKVRLITDANDQVEQLLELTEPAQTWTFDRVDDRPVLSINRNFSAPIHIDFEQSEEDLLTLFSSDDDPFNRWEAGQKLAMQMILNNRLPDPALINVYREILLDPKLDPAFKELALTLPAESYLYEQCASVDPQKIFTARRSFRKELAKQLQLEWAALYQQNQTPGPFKSDAVNAGKRALKNLALSMLLDADPTIWAPMARNQYQIADNMTDRYAALSALVMHGAKGAAECLEDFYKRFADDALVIDKWFALQSSRPPVDSLEPALNDVKRLREHPAFKLNNPNRARSVIHVFCANNPASFHQADGSGYDFWAESVLTLDPINPQVASRLARALDRWRLFAQPYQDKMKSALERVAACQSLSPDVKEVVSKALSS is encoded by the coding sequence ATGAAAACTGATTTAGTACAGAGCTTTCGGCGGCTCGAATATCGTCCTCCCGTTTACACCTTTGATCAGGTTGAATTAGACATAGCGCTCGATCCAGCGCGTACGATTGTCAAAAGCAAAATTGAAGTTTTACCAGGCAAAGGTTTTGAGTTAGGCGCGCCATTGGTGTTGCTAGGTCAAGAGCTGGAGTTTGTCAGTTTGCGGATAAATGGTGAGGCTCATCGACATTTTGAGTTGACTCCAGAGACTTTGACAATTCACTCCTTGCCAAAAGAAGGCAAAGAGAAATTTATTGTTGAAATAATTTCGGTGTGCGTTCCAGAGAAAAATACCAGTCTGATGGGCTTGTATGTTTCCAATGGCAACTTCTTTACCCAATGTGAAGCAGAGGGCTTTAGAAAAATCACCTATTTTTTAGATCGCCCCGATGTGATGGCGCGTTATCGGGTGACCTTGCGGGCTATTGAAGCGCGGTACCCTGTATTGCTATCAAATGGTAATTTGTTGAAGCAAGAAAAATTACCCAATGGTTGGCATAGCGCAACTTGGGAAGATCCATTTCCAAAACCATCTTATCTATTTGCATTAGTTGCCGGCAAACTGGAATGTATTGAAGAGACAATTACCACTAGCAGTGGTGCAAAAAAATTACTGCAAATTTGGGTTGAGCCACATGATTTACAAAAGACCCGTCATGCAATGGATTCTTTAATTGCATCGATTCATTGGGACGAGAAGCGTTTTGGTTTGGAGCTTGATCTTGAGCGCTTCATGATCGTGGCGGTTGGTGACTTCAATATGGGTGCCATGGAGAACAAGGGATTAAATATCTTTAATACCAAGTTTGTATTGGCTAAACCAGAGACTGCTACCGATGCGGATTTTGCCAATATTGAAAGCGTTGTTGCCCATGAGTATTTTCATAATTGGACGGGTAATCGCGTCACTTGCCAAGATTGGTTTCAGTTATCGCTAAAGGAAGGTTTAACCGTATTTCGGGATCAAGAGTTCTCAGCTGACCAAATGGGTAGCGAGTCGGGTAGGGCAGTTAAGCGCATTGAGGATGTACGTTTATTGCGTCAATTGCAGTTTCCAGAAGATGCCGGTCCAATGGCTCACCCCATACGTCCAGATGAATATCAAGAAATCAACAACTTCTATACCGTGACGGTCTACGAGAAAGGATCTGAAGTGGTGCGGATGTATCAGACCCTACTGGGTCGAGAGGGATTCCGTAAAGGCATGGATCTGTATTTTCAGCGCCATGATGGTCAAGCGGTAACGTGTGACGATTTCTTGGCGGCAATGGCCGAAGCCAATGGCAAGGACTTAACACAGTTTAAAAATTGGTATAGCCAGGCAGGCACACCGCGCGTGAAGGTGAAAGAGCAATACGATGCAACTAATAAACAATATCGCCTTACCTTAAGCCAAAGCTGTGCACCCACACCCGGTCAGGTAGAAAAGAAGCCATTCCATATCCCACTGAAAGTACGCCTTATTACTGATGCTAATGATCAGGTGGAGCAGTTGCTAGAGTTGACAGAGCCAGCGCAAACATGGACCTTTGATCGGGTTGATGATCGTCCTGTGTTGTCAATTAATCGAAACTTTTCTGCTCCAATCCATATTGACTTTGAGCAGTCGGAAGAAGATTTATTGACGCTGTTCTCTAGTGATGACGATCCATTCAATCGCTGGGAAGCGGGTCAAAAGCTGGCTATGCAAATGATTTTGAATAATCGCTTGCCTGATCCTGCATTAATAAACGTTTATCGTGAAATCTTGCTAGACCCCAAACTTGATCCAGCTTTTAAAGAATTGGCGTTGACACTGCCTGCTGAATCCTATTTGTACGAGCAGTGCGCAAGTGTTGACCCGCAAAAAATATTTACTGCGCGAAGATCTTTCCGTAAAGAGCTAGCAAAGCAATTGCAATTAGAGTGGGCTGCGCTCTACCAGCAAAATCAAACTCCAGGCCCCTTTAAATCAGATGCTGTAAATGCTGGAAAGCGAGCACTTAAAAATTTAGCTTTAAGTATGTTGCTAGATGCAGATCCAACCATTTGGGCGCCGATGGCACGCAATCAATATCAGATTGCTGACAATATGACGGATCGTTATGCCGCTCTTTCTGCGTTGGTTATGCATGGCGCCAAAGGTGCCGCTGAATGCCTGGAGGATTTCTACAAGCGTTTTGCAGATGATGCCCTCGTGATTGATAAGTGGTTTGCATTGCAATCTAGCAGGCCACCCGTTGATAGTCTTGAGCCAGCTCTGAATGATGTAAAACGCTTGCGTGAGCACCCTGCATTTAAATTGAATAACCCCAATCGTGCTCGCAGCGTGATTCATGTTTTCTGCGCAAACAATCCTGCAAGCTTTCATCAAGCTGATGGCAGCGGCTATGATTTCTGGGCTGAGAGTGTTTTGACGCTCGACCCAATCAACCCTCAAGTTGCTTCCCGTCTTGCCAGAGCTTTGGATCGTTGGCGTTTATTTGCCCAGCCTTATCAAGACAAAATGAAATCTGCTCTAGAGCGGGTTGCAGCCTGCCAGTCCCTATCACCGGACGTTAAAGAGGTTGTTAGCAAGGCTTTGAGTAGTTAA
- a CDS encoding TMEM165/GDT1 family protein — protein sequence MDLSTVTLSAGVVALAEMGDKTQLLSLMLAARYPKQAMAIIAGIFIATIANHACAALLGHWLMTLVSPDVMRWILGLSFLGIGLWLLVPDHIDDATDSKVVDRTFQVFVLTVALFFLAEMGDKTQIATIALGAKYDDVVAVTIGTTLGMMLANAPAVWLGQKFTKRMPIKWVHGVAALTFIAIGVATLVWN from the coding sequence ATGGATCTCTCTACTGTAACCCTCTCGGCTGGCGTTGTTGCGTTAGCTGAGATGGGTGATAAAACACAACTTCTTTCTTTAATGTTGGCAGCCCGCTATCCAAAACAAGCTATGGCGATTATTGCTGGCATTTTTATAGCTACGATTGCAAATCACGCCTGCGCTGCATTACTGGGTCATTGGCTCATGACATTGGTTTCGCCCGATGTTATGAGATGGATTTTAGGATTGAGCTTCTTGGGTATCGGTTTATGGTTATTGGTGCCCGACCATATTGATGACGCAACAGATTCAAAAGTGGTTGATCGAACCTTTCAGGTTTTTGTGCTCACTGTAGCTCTGTTCTTTTTGGCCGAGATGGGTGATAAAACACAAATTGCCACAATAGCCTTAGGGGCTAAATATGACGATGTTGTTGCAGTCACAATCGGCACTACGCTTGGAATGATGCTGGCTAACGCTCCAGCCGTTTGGCTTGGTCAAAAATTTACCAAGCGGATGCCAATTAAGTGGGTGCATGGTGTAGCCGCTCTGACCTTTATTGCCATTGGTGTGGCGACTTTGGTTTGGAATTAA
- the ald gene encoding alanine dehydrogenase, translating into MIIGVPQEVKNNEFRVGLTPGNVSGLCKQGHSVLIQRGAGEQIGLSDESYRIAGATLINSAAEVFKKAEMIVKVKEPQPQECAMLREDQILFTYLHLAPDPIQTQALIQSGASCIAYETVTAFNGALPLLAPMSEVAGRMSIQAAATHLEKTHGGLGVLMAGVPGVSPAKVVILGSGVVGRNALQIAVGMGAEVCIFDRDIDRLRQIDQFYGNRVRTFYSDSLLIEQEVSEADVVIGAVLLPGGAAPKLVTREMVKKMKAGSVIVDVAIDQGGCFETSRPTTHADPTFIVDGVLHYCVANMPGAVARTSTFALTNATYPYVEALANHGVMNALSIDHHLRNGLSVHKGVLTSRPVAQAQGLDFALAEELFA; encoded by the coding sequence ATGATTATTGGTGTTCCACAGGAAGTAAAAAATAATGAGTTTAGGGTTGGCTTAACGCCAGGAAATGTGAGTGGGCTGTGTAAGCAGGGACATTCTGTGTTAATTCAGCGAGGTGCTGGCGAGCAAATAGGGCTAAGTGATGAGTCATATCGCATCGCTGGTGCCACGCTGATTAACAGTGCTGCTGAGGTATTTAAGAAAGCTGAAATGATTGTTAAAGTCAAAGAGCCTCAGCCGCAAGAGTGTGCGATGTTACGTGAAGATCAGATACTATTTACCTATCTTCACTTGGCGCCAGATCCGATTCAAACTCAAGCCCTTATTCAGTCTGGCGCGAGTTGTATCGCATACGAAACTGTCACGGCGTTCAATGGGGCTTTACCTTTGTTGGCTCCAATGAGTGAAGTGGCGGGGCGCATGTCTATTCAGGCGGCAGCTACTCATCTAGAAAAGACTCATGGAGGATTAGGAGTTTTAATGGCAGGCGTTCCTGGCGTATCACCTGCGAAGGTTGTGATTCTTGGTTCTGGGGTAGTAGGGCGTAATGCATTGCAAATTGCCGTTGGTATGGGGGCTGAGGTGTGCATCTTTGATCGTGACATTGATCGATTGCGACAAATTGATCAGTTTTATGGCAATCGCGTTCGCACTTTCTATTCAGACAGTTTGCTGATTGAGCAGGAAGTCAGTGAAGCTGATGTGGTGATCGGGGCAGTATTGCTTCCGGGCGGCGCTGCACCAAAGCTAGTAACTCGGGAAATGGTCAAAAAGATGAAGGCGGGCTCTGTGATTGTGGATGTTGCTATTGACCAAGGCGGCTGTTTTGAAACCTCAAGGCCAACAACACATGCAGACCCGACATTTATAGTGGATGGGGTTTTGCATTACTGTGTTGCGAATATGCCAGGCGCAGTTGCCAGAACATCTACCTTTGCTTTAACCAATGCTACCTATCCTTATGTAGAAGCTTTGGCTAATCACGGTGTCATGAATGCGCTTTCAATCGACCATCATCTGCGTAATGGCTTAAGTGTGCACAAGGGAGTGTTAACTTCAAGGCCCGTAGCTCAGGCGCAGGGATTGGATTTTGCATTGGCTGAGGAGTTGTTCGCCTAG
- a CDS encoding amino acid permease, with protein MALGSTIGVGLFLGSASAIQIAGPSILLGYLLAGIVAFIVLRTLGEMAVHEPVAGSFAAYANTYVGPLAGYMVGWGYWTYWIVVGIAEVTAVGIYMGIWFPEVPQWIWALSSIVLMGLINLIAVKVFGEFEFWFALIKVVAIVAMIALGGSVILFGFTNNWQPIGLSNLWQHGGFFPNGFEGMLLSLQMVLFAYVGIEMIGLSAGEAENPKKTIPMAIDSLAWRILIFYMGAILVILAIFPWNEVGQQGSPFVVMFERIGLREAAGLINFVVITAALSSCNAGIFSGGRLLYALSANGYAPASFAKLSKYGVPHRAVMATVGVCMSGVVLNYFVPDKAFQYIMAAVTFVGLMVWIAILFTQMKFRRSLTKAQIAELGYRAPWWPYSSWFALAFICLVVVLMGFHEDARVALILGPCLLGVYLAMFYIVGLHRKTKAQRLFNS; from the coding sequence ATGGCTTTAGGATCAACGATTGGTGTTGGTTTATTTTTAGGATCCGCTAGTGCTATTCAAATCGCAGGTCCATCTATTCTGTTGGGATATCTGCTCGCAGGAATCGTCGCCTTCATCGTCTTACGCACCTTGGGTGAAATGGCTGTGCATGAACCGGTAGCAGGGTCTTTTGCTGCTTATGCCAATACTTATGTTGGACCCCTAGCAGGTTATATGGTGGGTTGGGGGTACTGGACCTACTGGATAGTAGTGGGCATTGCCGAAGTGACGGCTGTTGGCATATACATGGGAATTTGGTTCCCAGAAGTGCCGCAGTGGATATGGGCTTTATCCTCGATTGTGCTAATGGGTTTAATCAATCTGATCGCTGTAAAAGTGTTTGGCGAGTTTGAGTTTTGGTTTGCTCTGATTAAGGTTGTTGCGATTGTTGCCATGATTGCCTTGGGCGGTTCAGTCATTCTCTTTGGCTTTACAAATAACTGGCAGCCTATTGGCTTAAGCAATCTTTGGCAGCATGGCGGATTTTTCCCAAATGGCTTTGAGGGAATGTTGCTTTCATTGCAGATGGTTCTATTTGCATATGTTGGTATTGAGATGATTGGCCTGTCTGCTGGCGAGGCGGAAAACCCTAAAAAAACCATTCCCATGGCAATTGATTCCTTGGCATGGCGAATTCTTATTTTCTATATGGGTGCGATTCTCGTTATCTTAGCGATCTTCCCATGGAATGAAGTGGGTCAGCAGGGCAGTCCTTTCGTGGTGATGTTCGAGCGAATTGGCTTACGTGAAGCGGCTGGGTTAATCAACTTTGTCGTCATTACTGCAGCACTCTCATCTTGTAATGCAGGAATTTTTAGTGGCGGCAGATTGCTTTACGCTCTATCAGCTAATGGCTATGCCCCTGCATCTTTTGCAAAACTTTCTAAATATGGAGTTCCTCATCGTGCAGTCATGGCCACAGTGGGGGTTTGTATGTCTGGGGTGGTGCTCAACTACTTTGTTCCAGATAAAGCATTTCAGTACATCATGGCTGCCGTTACCTTTGTTGGGCTAATGGTATGGATTGCCATCCTATTTACTCAAATGAAATTTCGACGCTCTTTAACAAAAGCTCAGATAGCTGAGCTTGGTTATCGCGCTCCTTGGTGGCCTTATTCCTCGTGGTTTGCTTTGGCATTTATTTGTTTAGTTGTAGTGCTGATGGGCTTTCATGAGGATGCGCGGGTTGCACTGATATTGGGCCCGTGTCTGCTGGGCGTGTATCTCGCAATGTTCTACATCGTAGGGTTACATCGCAAAACAAAAGCGCAACGTCTATTTAATTCATAG
- a CDS encoding tRNA threonylcarbamoyladenosine dehydratase has translation MAENKQENSIEDRRFGGVSRLYGSELRHKFLNATVVVAGLGGVGSWAAESLARTGIGHLVLVDLDHIAESNTNRQLHAIEGQYGKAKVQAMAERILQINPQIRLTVCDEFLEPDNLGRIIPVDAYVLDATDSVQTKIALSVWAKTHNRALVMCGAAGGKTQPTAVRCDDLSRTEQDALLAKVRQGLRQDHGFSRNLKHKIGIRAIYSHEPRAGASTGGLACSGYGSTVMVTAACGIAAAAEILNLIGQE, from the coding sequence ATGGCAGAAAACAAGCAAGAAAACAGCATCGAAGATCGTCGATTTGGAGGGGTCTCTAGACTCTATGGATCGGAGCTGCGCCATAAATTTCTGAACGCCACTGTTGTAGTGGCTGGTCTAGGTGGGGTTGGCTCGTGGGCGGCAGAGTCACTTGCCCGCACTGGAATTGGCCACCTTGTTCTGGTGGATTTAGATCATATTGCGGAGAGTAATACGAATCGCCAATTACATGCCATCGAGGGGCAGTATGGCAAAGCAAAAGTGCAAGCAATGGCTGAGCGCATTTTGCAGATCAATCCGCAGATTCGTTTAACTGTTTGTGATGAATTTTTAGAGCCAGATAATTTAGGTCGCATCATTCCAGTCGATGCTTATGTATTAGACGCTACCGACTCAGTACAAACAAAAATTGCATTATCAGTTTGGGCTAAAACGCATAACCGCGCTTTAGTGATGTGTGGTGCCGCAGGTGGCAAGACGCAACCTACAGCAGTTCGTTGCGATGATCTATCTCGCACCGAACAAGATGCATTATTAGCTAAAGTTCGGCAAGGGCTCAGGCAGGACCATGGCTTCTCTAGAAATCTAAAGCATAAGATCGGTATTCGAGCAATTTATTCACATGAGCCAAGAGCTGGTGCCTCAACTGGTGGGCTGGCTTGCTCTGGCTATGGTTCAACTGTCATGGTGACTGCGGCTTGCGGTATTGCTGCAGCTGCTGAGATTCTCAACTTAATTGGCCAAGAATAG
- the pdxH gene encoding pyridoxamine 5'-phosphate oxidase encodes MNSIAQLRKNYTLGQLSETEVPHQPLPLFQLWFDQAIKAECPEPNSMTLATADETGNPSARIVLLKGADENGFTFFTNYESQKGKELAIRPQAALLFHWHELERQVRIKGIVEKVDATESDQYFHSRPPASRIGAWASPQSAAIPNREFLEEAEKKFKAEFGDNPPRPKHWGGYRLRPTEIEFWQGRPSRLHDRIHYQLKDNHWEISRLAP; translated from the coding sequence ATGAACTCCATTGCCCAACTTCGCAAAAACTATACCCTTGGTCAGCTTTCGGAAACCGAAGTTCCACATCAGCCACTACCCCTCTTTCAGTTGTGGTTTGATCAAGCAATTAAAGCAGAGTGTCCTGAACCGAATTCAATGACGCTGGCCACTGCTGACGAAACAGGAAATCCATCAGCCCGTATTGTCTTACTTAAAGGCGCTGACGAAAATGGCTTTACGTTTTTTACCAACTATGAGAGCCAAAAAGGCAAGGAATTAGCCATTCGCCCGCAAGCAGCGCTTTTATTTCACTGGCATGAACTTGAGCGTCAAGTACGTATTAAAGGGATCGTTGAAAAAGTTGACGCTACTGAAAGCGATCAATACTTTCATTCACGCCCTCCAGCTTCTCGAATTGGCGCCTGGGCTTCACCTCAAAGCGCAGCTATTCCTAATCGAGAATTTCTAGAAGAAGCAGAAAAAAAGTTTAAAGCTGAATTTGGTGATAACCCACCACGCCCAAAGCACTGGGGCGGATATCGCCTGCGCCCAACAGAAATCGAGTTTTGGCAAGGACGCCCTTCTCGTCTGCACGATCGCATCCACTACCAACTCAAAGATAATCACTGGGAAATCAGTCGACTTGCTCCCTAA